A genomic segment from Streptomyces sp. NBC_01233 encodes:
- a CDS encoding DUF5304 domain-containing protein, producing MSEATDRPTDDDAWAKACAEDLAAEKERLRGRDRAGSAGTGTAAEELFKLFEAVADKVSGLNNPLIGAAAQGAVRQIVDQAKTAAKPVIERNPQVFDHLAAAGSELLAAYRSAVEGHELRWTQDTPPAPRRERNPRDDGPDAGPAERIDLD from the coding sequence ATGAGCGAGGCCACCGACCGCCCCACCGACGACGACGCCTGGGCCAAGGCCTGTGCCGAGGACCTCGCCGCCGAGAAGGAGCGCCTGCGCGGACGGGACCGGGCCGGCTCGGCCGGCACCGGAACCGCCGCCGAGGAGCTGTTCAAGCTCTTCGAAGCCGTCGCCGACAAGGTCTCCGGGCTGAACAACCCGCTGATCGGAGCCGCCGCCCAGGGCGCGGTCCGCCAGATCGTCGACCAGGCCAAAACCGCCGCCAAGCCCGTCATCGAGCGCAACCCCCAGGTCTTCGACCACCTCGCGGCCGCCGGCTCCGAGCTCCTCGCCGCCTACCGCTCCGCCGTCGAGGGCCACGAGCTCCGCTGGACCCAGGACACCCCTCCCGCGCCCCGCCGGGAGCGCAATCCCCGCGACGACGGCCCCGACGCGGGGCCGGCCGAGCGGATCGATCTCGACTGA